Proteins from a genomic interval of bacterium:
- a CDS encoding CPBP family intramembrane metalloprotease: MRPIYRQERDGYGGLSTILIFIGVWFVATFLGSLAISLIGMGEMLVETDLEYDSLKQFETSLQQGVYPSHWIGNLFYQIVLLLIVSFLIRRQTSWGALEYMGVARVSWRAFGFWMGVFIVFTIVSEAVVRLAGLETGEWYETAYKLTQSRGLMFAVVCVGAPVVEELLFRGFLFRGIKKSFGPVVAIVITTAFFAYAHVGFAYNVTGLVFVTLLGALFGLMRDRTDSVLPGMAAHFVNNTVFFGLVALGNP; encoded by the coding sequence ATCGACCATCCTGATTTTTATTGGCGTCTGGTTTGTCGCGACGTTTCTCGGATCGCTCGCCATATCGCTTATCGGCATGGGCGAAATGCTCGTCGAAACCGACCTCGAATACGACAGCCTGAAGCAGTTCGAAACTTCGCTTCAGCAAGGCGTTTATCCGTCGCACTGGATCGGCAATCTGTTCTATCAAATCGTCCTGCTTCTCATCGTTTCTTTTCTCATTCGAAGGCAAACGTCATGGGGCGCGCTCGAATACATGGGCGTTGCGCGCGTGTCGTGGCGAGCGTTCGGCTTCTGGATGGGCGTCTTCATTGTTTTCACCATCGTATCGGAAGCGGTGGTGCGGCTTGCCGGGCTCGAAACGGGCGAGTGGTACGAAACCGCCTACAAGTTGACGCAATCACGCGGGCTGATGTTCGCCGTGGTGTGCGTCGGCGCGCCGGTCGTCGAGGAATTGTTGTTCCGCGGCTTCCTGTTCCGCGGCATCAAGAAGTCGTTCGGCCCGGTTGTCGCAATCGTCATAACGACCGCGTTTTTCGCCTACGCGCATGTCGGATTTGCGTACAACGTAACGGGCCTGGTGTTCGTGACGCTTCTTGGCGCCCTCTTCGGACTCATGCGCGACCGCACCGACTCCGTTTTGCCGGGTATGGCCGCGCATTTCGTGAACAACACGGTATTTTTCGGACTTGTCGCGCTCGGCAATCCGTAA